A part of Desulfotomaculum nigrificans DSM 574 genomic DNA contains:
- a CDS encoding replication-associated recombination protein A, with protein sequence MDLFSLSQNSLQAAPLAERMRPRNLDEYIGQQHIVGPGKLLRRAIEADKLGSIILYGPPGTGKTTLATIISQMTSADFVKINAVSSGVAEIRAEIKKARDNLNYYGKKTIFFIDEIHSLKRGNQQDCLLEAVEKGEVTLIGATTENPYFELNGALLSRSRIFQLTELTADDLKQLVVRALQDEERGLGMYKVKLEQAALEHLIDMAGGDARNVLNALELAVLSTAPGPDGYRHITEAVIEDSTQQRVVRYDKSGDNHYDVISAFIKSIRGSDPDAALHYYARMTAAGEDQRFIVRRLIVHASEDIGMADPQAMLMAHAAWNALETVGMPEARIPIAQCIIYLATAPKSNSVICAIDQALADIKNKPIGRVPPHLRDTHYRGAKELGHTGYKYPHNYPGHYVEQQYMPDNLQGTVYYQPSDQGKEKLIKKQTAAD encoded by the coding sequence ATGGATTTGTTCAGTTTATCACAAAATAGTTTGCAGGCCGCCCCGCTGGCGGAAAGAATGCGCCCCCGTAATCTGGATGAATATATCGGCCAGCAGCATATAGTTGGCCCGGGGAAGTTACTGCGCCGGGCCATTGAGGCGGACAAGCTGGGTTCCATCATTTTATACGGCCCCCCGGGCACCGGTAAAACAACTTTAGCCACCATCATTTCCCAAATGACTTCAGCTGATTTTGTTAAAATTAATGCTGTGTCATCCGGAGTGGCGGAAATCCGGGCAGAAATTAAAAAGGCGCGGGATAACCTAAATTACTATGGCAAAAAGACCATCTTTTTTATCGATGAGATACATTCTTTGAAACGAGGCAACCAGCAGGATTGTTTACTGGAAGCGGTGGAGAAGGGTGAGGTTACACTAATTGGGGCCACCACCGAAAACCCTTACTTTGAGTTGAACGGGGCCTTATTAAGCCGCTCCCGCATTTTTCAATTAACCGAGTTGACAGCGGACGATCTGAAGCAACTGGTGGTTCGGGCCTTGCAGGATGAAGAACGTGGGCTGGGGATGTATAAGGTTAAGCTGGAACAGGCGGCTTTAGAGCATCTGATTGACATGGCCGGTGGTGACGCCAGAAATGTGTTAAATGCCCTGGAGTTGGCCGTACTGTCTACGGCGCCGGGGCCAGACGGTTACCGTCATATTACTGAGGCAGTGATTGAGGATTCCACCCAGCAAAGGGTGGTACGTTATGATAAGTCCGGAGATAACCATTACGATGTGATTTCTGCTTTCATTAAAAGTATTCGTGGTTCCGATCCCGATGCTGCCCTGCACTATTATGCTCGTATGACAGCTGCCGGGGAAGACCAGCGCTTCATTGTGCGGCGGCTGATTGTGCATGCGTCGGAGGATATCGGCATGGCTGACCCCCAGGCTATGCTCATGGCGCATGCTGCCTGGAATGCCCTGGAGACAGTTGGTATGCCAGAGGCTCGCATACCCATTGCCCAGTGTATTATTTACTTGGCCACTGCTCCCAAAAGCAATAGTGTCATTTGTGCCATTGACCAGGCCCTGGCGGATATCAAAAACAAACCAATCGGTCGGGTGCCGCCCCACCTGCGGGATACTCACTACCGGGGGGCTAAAGAATTGGGCCATACCGGGTATAAATACCCTCATAATTATCCCGGACATTATGTAGAACAGCAATATATGCCGGATAATTTACAAGGGACGGTTTACTACCAACCAAGTGATCAAGGTAAAGAGAAACTAATTAAAAAACAAACTGCTGCGGATTAG
- a CDS encoding sulfite exporter TauE/SafE family protein, whose protein sequence is MRGLYELLMSASRAHARWEMEMANNIIRNRRQLFILLVMMMPIIIPCVAHAAGSPLPSFIGGKSAYGPSHFTPFMFYGSMAIGVCAGLITGCIGAGGGFVITPALMSLGVKGILAVGTDQFHIFAKAIMGTVMHKKLGNISVSLAIAFLVGSGIGVTGGGALNRALFNLNPVFSDFVISAVYVAILGLLGFYSSYDFWKNRHSIGKSKGDAHGGTVELTALAKKLQSIKLAPMITFDQDIVPGGRRISAWFVALCGCVTGFLASIMGVGGGFVTFPMFVYGLGVSSFTTVGTDILQIIFTAGYSSIMQYAIYGYIFYTLAMGMLVGSLLGIQIGAATTKVVPGIYIRAFYAIAITAGFVNRLFALPDKMTKMGYISLSPQAGATLNTIGNWIFFGLVILFAGWIIISFIRGIPTFRAESAQIQGTSGGKGVSQ, encoded by the coding sequence ATGAGGGGATTGTATGAACTCCTTATGAGCGCCTCCAGGGCCCACGCTAGGTGGGAAATGGAAATGGCGAACAATATTATAAGAAACAGAAGACAATTGTTTATTTTGTTGGTTATGATGATGCCAATAATTATTCCTTGTGTTGCTCATGCCGCAGGTTCCCCGTTACCATCCTTCATTGGCGGTAAGAGCGCCTACGGGCCGTCACACTTCACCCCATTTATGTTTTATGGTTCCATGGCCATTGGGGTTTGTGCCGGTTTGATTACCGGTTGTATCGGTGCCGGCGGCGGTTTCGTAATTACCCCCGCTCTGATGAGCTTGGGTGTTAAGGGTATCCTGGCAGTAGGTACTGACCAGTTCCACATTTTTGCCAAAGCCATTATGGGTACCGTAATGCACAAGAAACTCGGTAACATCAGCGTTAGTTTGGCCATCGCCTTCCTGGTTGGTTCCGGTATTGGTGTAACCGGCGGCGGTGCCTTAAACCGGGCGTTGTTTAACTTAAACCCTGTATTCAGTGACTTTGTAATTAGTGCAGTTTATGTGGCTATCCTGGGATTACTGGGCTTTTACTCCTCCTATGACTTCTGGAAAAACAGACACTCCATCGGTAAAAGTAAAGGGGATGCTCATGGCGGTACGGTTGAATTAACTGCCCTGGCTAAGAAATTGCAAAGCATTAAACTGGCTCCCATGATTACCTTTGACCAGGACATTGTTCCTGGTGGCCGGAGAATTTCCGCCTGGTTTGTAGCCTTATGCGGTTGTGTAACCGGATTTTTAGCCTCCATCATGGGTGTAGGTGGCGGTTTCGTAACCTTCCCGATGTTTGTATACGGCCTGGGTGTATCCTCCTTCACTACTGTAGGTACCGATATTCTGCAGATCATTTTCACTGCTGGTTATAGCTCCATCATGCAATATGCAATTTACGGTTATATCTTCTACACTCTGGCTATGGGCATGCTGGTAGGCTCCCTGCTGGGTATCCAGATTGGCGCAGCCACCACCAAGGTTGTTCCCGGTATCTATATCAGAGCCTTTTACGCCATCGCCATCACTGCCGGTTTTGTTAACAGGCTGTTTGCCCTTCCCGATAAGATGACTAAAATGGGTTACATTAGTTTGAGCCCGCAGGCTGGTGCTACCTTAAACACTATCGGTAACTGGATCTTCTTCGGCTTGGTCATACTGTTTGCCGGGTGGATTATCATCAGCTTTATCCGCGGTATCCCCACCTTTAGAGCTGAGTCCGCTCAGATCCAAGGGACCTCCGGGGGGAAAGGAGTGAGCCAATAA